In Curtobacterium sp. MCPF17_002, one genomic interval encodes:
- the rplW gene encoding 50S ribosomal protein L23 — translation MSGFNKDPRDIIISPVVSEKSYGLIDQGKYTFIVDPRSNKTEIKLAIEKIFDVKVASINTLNRPGKTRRTRFGLGKRKDTKRAIVTLKSGSIDIFTAVG, via the coding sequence ATGAGCGGCTTCAACAAGGACCCGCGCGACATCATCATCTCGCCGGTCGTCTCGGAGAAGAGCTACGGCCTGATCGACCAGGGCAAGTACACGTTCATCGTGGACCCCCGCTCGAACAAGACCGAGATCAAGCTCGCCATCGAGAAGATCTTCGACGTCAAGGTCGCGAGCATCAACACGCTGAACCGTCCGGGCAAGACCCGTCGCACGCGCTTCGGCCTGGGCAAGCGCAAGGACACCAAGCGTGCCATCGTGACGCTCAAGTCCGGTTCGATCGACATCTTCACGGCTGTCGGCTGA
- the rplD gene encoding 50S ribosomal protein L4, with protein MATTTATTIDVLDASGTKSGSVELPAELFDVETNVPLIHQVVTAQLAAARQGTHKTKNRGEVRGAGRKPFKQKGTGRARQGSVRAPEHTGGGVVHGPTPRDYSQRTPKKMIAAALLGSLSDRARGGRISAVEGFVEAEVPSTKTARTLLEKVAPVKHVLVVLESDDELTLKSIRNLPNVHALSYGQLNAYDVLKADALVFSKSALDAFIASKTAKEISA; from the coding sequence ATGGCCACCACGACCGCAACCACGATCGACGTCCTCGACGCATCGGGCACCAAGTCCGGCTCGGTCGAGCTCCCCGCCGAGCTCTTCGACGTCGAGACCAACGTCCCGCTGATCCACCAGGTCGTCACCGCGCAGCTCGCAGCCGCGCGTCAGGGCACCCACAAGACCAAGAACCGCGGCGAAGTCCGCGGTGCCGGTCGCAAGCCGTTCAAGCAGAAGGGCACCGGCCGCGCCCGTCAGGGTTCGGTCCGTGCTCCGGAGCACACCGGCGGTGGCGTCGTCCACGGACCGACCCCGCGCGACTACTCGCAGCGCACCCCGAAGAAGATGATCGCCGCTGCTCTGCTCGGCTCGCTCTCGGACCGCGCCCGCGGTGGCCGCATCTCCGCTGTGGAGGGCTTCGTCGAGGCCGAGGTGCCGTCGACCAAGACCGCCCGCACGCTGCTCGAGAAGGTCGCGCCCGTCAAGCACGTGCTCGTCGTGCTCGAGTCGGACGACGAGCTGACGCTCAAGTCGATCCGCAACCTGCCGAACGTCCACGCGCTCTCGTACGGCCAGCTCAACGCCTACGACGTGCTCAAGGCCGACGCGCTCGTCTTCAGCAAGAGCGCACTCGACGCCTTCATCGCGTCGAAGACCGCGAAGGAGATCTCCGCATGA
- the rplC gene encoding 50S ribosomal protein L3 encodes MANSTKSVKGLLGKKLGMTQVWDENNKFIPVTVIEVGPNVVTQIRNVERDGYEAIQIAAGAIDPRKVNKPAAGHFEAAGVTPRRTLTEIRTNDSAEYTLGQELTVDTFEAGQKVDVVGTSKGKGFAGVMKRHGFHGVGASHGAHRNHRKPGSIGASSTPSRVFKGMRMAGRMGGDRVTVLNLTVHAVDAEKGLLLVKGAIPGARGRSVFVRTAVKGK; translated from the coding sequence ATGGCGAATTCAACCAAGTCCGTCAAGGGCCTCCTCGGCAAGAAGCTCGGGATGACCCAGGTGTGGGACGAGAACAACAAGTTCATCCCCGTCACCGTGATCGAGGTCGGCCCGAACGTGGTCACCCAGATCCGCAACGTCGAGCGCGACGGCTACGAGGCGATCCAGATCGCCGCCGGCGCCATCGACCCGCGCAAGGTGAACAAGCCCGCCGCTGGTCACTTCGAGGCCGCCGGGGTCACCCCGCGTCGCACCCTCACCGAGATCCGCACCAACGACTCCGCCGAGTACACGCTCGGCCAGGAGCTCACCGTGGACACGTTCGAGGCCGGCCAGAAGGTCGACGTCGTCGGAACGTCCAAGGGCAAGGGCTTCGCGGGTGTCATGAAGCGCCACGGCTTCCACGGCGTCGGCGCCTCGCACGGTGCGCACCGCAACCACCGCAAGCCCGGCTCGATCGGTGCTTCCTCGACCCCGTCGCGTGTCTTCAAGGGCATGCGCATGGCTGGTCGTATGGGTGGCGACCGCGTCACCGTCCTCAACCTCACGGTGCACGCCGTCGACGCCGAGAAGGGTCTGCTGCTCGTCAAGGGCGCGATCCCCGGTGCCCGCGGCCGCTCCGTCTTCGTCCGCACCGCCGTGAAGGGTAAGTGA
- the rpsJ gene encoding 30S ribosomal protein S10, which produces MAGQKIRIRLKSYDHEVIDTSARKIVDTVTRAGATVVGPVPLPTEKNVVTVIRSPHKYKDSREHFEKRTHKRVIDIVDPTPKAVDSLMRLDLPADVNIEIKL; this is translated from the coding sequence ATGGCGGGACAGAAGATCCGCATCCGGCTCAAGTCGTATGACCACGAGGTCATCGACACGTCGGCCCGGAAGATCGTCGACACGGTGACCCGTGCCGGTGCAACCGTGGTCGGCCCGGTGCCGCTCCCCACCGAGAAGAACGTGGTCACCGTGATCCGTTCTCCTCACAAGTACAAGGACTCGCGCGAGCACTTCGAGAAGCGCACGCACAAGCGGGTCATCGACATCGTGGACCCGACGCCGAAGGCCGTCGACTCGCTCATGCGACTCGACCTCCCGGCGGACGTCAACATCGAGATCAAGCTGTAA
- a CDS encoding DarT ssDNA thymidine ADP-ribosyltransferase family protein codes for MTDECIHGFETELCDICAPRQRAASEIPTPTPRRTRITTSLRTVPGQAATPASSLRSPVPDLPEARDFASLRAHHVTHVDNLDDIVGSGAILASDAVTPVVDVASPAARTARAEATAPDGSPVASHVPFTLSPDATRWDELRSGAEGERWSDAARRTKATEYIMLVVPVSAFGESVIVADQDAEAEDVRFAVGPGAATNLIRRTDFTDPEMLGLELLAGPSVPFSAVAVIGVPNDRVRQTVKAVLQDHGGHAPRVAVFPPWFVPPVVAE; via the coding sequence GTGACTGACGAGTGCATCCACGGATTCGAGACCGAGCTCTGCGACATCTGCGCCCCGCGCCAGCGAGCGGCGTCCGAGATCCCCACCCCGACGCCCCGGCGTACCCGGATCACCACCTCGCTCCGGACGGTCCCCGGCCAGGCCGCCACCCCCGCGTCCTCGCTGCGGTCACCGGTGCCCGACCTCCCCGAGGCGCGTGACTTCGCGTCGCTCCGGGCCCACCACGTGACCCACGTGGACAACCTCGACGACATCGTCGGGTCCGGCGCGATCCTCGCGTCCGACGCCGTCACACCGGTCGTCGACGTCGCGTCGCCAGCCGCCCGCACGGCCCGCGCCGAGGCCACCGCGCCCGACGGCTCCCCGGTCGCCTCGCACGTGCCGTTCACGCTCTCGCCCGACGCCACCCGCTGGGACGAGCTCCGCAGCGGTGCCGAGGGCGAGCGCTGGTCCGACGCCGCACGTCGGACCAAGGCGACCGAGTACATCATGCTCGTCGTGCCCGTCTCGGCCTTCGGGGAGTCGGTGATCGTCGCCGACCAGGACGCCGAGGCCGAGGACGTCCGGTTCGCCGTCGGTCCCGGGGCCGCGACGAACCTCATCCGCAGGACGGACTTCACGGACCCGGAGATGCTCGGCCTCGAGCTGCTCGCCGGGCCGAGCGTCCCGTTCTCCGCCGTCGCGGTGATCGGCGTGCCGAACGACCGCGTCCGACAGACCGTCAAGGCGGTGCTGCAGGACCACGGCGGACACGCTCCCCGGGTCGCGGTCTTCCCCCCGTGGTTCGTCCCGCCGGTGGTCGCCGAGTAG
- a CDS encoding DNA topoisomerase IB, which yields MTRLRRSATNGRGYHRVRSGRGFSYRDPDGKTVTDPEVRQRLEDFVIPPAWDDVWISPYENGHILATGIDGAGRRQYMYHPGWRERMDRIKYDRALALAESLPAARRMVTQDLRRPEPDRQRALAAAFRMLDQGSLRVGSERYASEHGSRGLSTLLCAHAHVSGDDIELDFPGKSGQEWSSSIHDPDLAPVIAGMKRRGPNARLLSFRERRGAEWEPLSAEDINAYVKERAGEEFTAKDFRTLHGTVAAAVDLAQTGPQSSQAKRKKAVSHAVKVASDELGNTPTVCRQSYIDPRLLDAYDHGETIDPRRIHAAESEVRALLYRQ from the coding sequence GTGACACGTCTCCGCCGCTCCGCGACCAACGGTCGCGGCTACCACCGCGTCCGCAGCGGCCGCGGGTTCTCGTACCGCGACCCGGACGGCAAGACCGTCACCGACCCGGAGGTCCGGCAGCGCCTCGAGGACTTCGTCATCCCGCCCGCGTGGGACGACGTCTGGATCTCGCCGTACGAGAACGGCCACATCCTCGCCACCGGCATCGACGGCGCCGGCCGGCGGCAGTACATGTACCACCCGGGCTGGCGCGAGCGGATGGACCGGATCAAGTACGACCGTGCCCTCGCCCTCGCCGAGTCCCTGCCGGCCGCACGCCGGATGGTCACGCAGGACCTCCGTCGGCCGGAGCCGGACCGGCAGCGCGCGCTCGCTGCGGCGTTCCGGATGCTCGACCAGGGATCGCTGCGGGTCGGGTCGGAACGGTACGCGTCCGAGCACGGCAGCCGGGGGCTCTCCACGCTCCTCTGCGCCCACGCCCACGTCTCGGGCGACGACATCGAGCTCGACTTCCCCGGCAAGAGCGGCCAGGAGTGGTCCTCGTCGATCCACGACCCGGACCTCGCTCCCGTCATCGCGGGCATGAAGCGCCGCGGACCGAACGCCCGCCTGCTCTCGTTCCGGGAACGTCGCGGCGCCGAGTGGGAGCCGCTCTCCGCCGAGGACATCAACGCCTACGTCAAGGAGCGTGCCGGCGAGGAGTTCACCGCGAAGGACTTCCGGACCCTGCACGGCACCGTCGCCGCGGCCGTCGACCTCGCCCAGACGGGGCCGCAGTCGTCACAGGCGAAGCGGAAGAAGGCGGTCTCGCACGCCGTGAAGGTCGCCAGCGACGAACTCGGCAACACCCCGACGGTGTGTCGCCAGAGCTACATCGACCCGCGCCTCCTCGACGCGTACGACCACGGCGAGACCATCGACCCGCGCCGGATCCACGCCGCGGAGTCCGAGGTCCGTGCCCTCCTGTACCGACAGTGA
- the tuf gene encoding elongation factor Tu: MAKAKFERTKPHVNIGTIGHVDHGKTTLTAAITKVLHDQYPDLNEARDFAQIDSAPEERDRGITINISHVEYQTEKRHYAHVDAPGHADYVKNMITGAAQMDGAILVVAATDGPMPQTREHVLLARQVGVPYIVVALNKSDMVDDEEILELVELEVRELLGSQEFDEDAPVVQVSALKALEGDEKWVKSVQDLMAAVDESVPDPVRSTDQPFLMPIEDVFTITGRGTVVTGRVERGTLDLNSEVEIVGIRATQKTTVTGIEMFRKLLDKAVAGDNTGLLIRGLKREDVERGQVVVKPGSVTPHTDFKANAYILTKDEGGRHNPFYANYRPQFYFRTTDVTGVITLPEGTEMVMPGDTVSMSVELIQPIAMEPGLRFAIREGGRTVGAGTVEEITK, encoded by the coding sequence GTGGCCAAGGCCAAGTTCGAGCGCACCAAGCCGCACGTCAACATCGGAACCATCGGTCACGTCGACCACGGCAAGACCACGCTCACGGCGGCGATCACCAAGGTTCTGCACGACCAGTACCCGGACCTCAACGAGGCCCGTGACTTCGCGCAGATCGACAGCGCTCCCGAGGAGCGCGACCGCGGTATCACGATCAACATCTCGCACGTCGAGTACCAGACCGAGAAGCGTCACTACGCGCACGTCGACGCTCCGGGTCACGCCGACTACGTGAAGAACATGATCACGGGTGCGGCGCAGATGGACGGCGCGATCCTCGTGGTCGCCGCCACCGACGGCCCGATGCCCCAGACGCGTGAGCACGTGCTGCTCGCCCGTCAGGTCGGCGTCCCGTACATCGTCGTCGCGCTGAACAAGTCCGACATGGTGGACGACGAGGAGATCCTGGAGCTCGTCGAGCTCGAGGTCCGCGAGCTGCTCGGCTCGCAGGAGTTCGACGAGGACGCTCCCGTCGTGCAGGTCTCGGCGCTCAAGGCGCTCGAGGGCGACGAGAAGTGGGTCAAGTCCGTCCAGGACCTGATGGCCGCCGTCGACGAGTCCGTTCCGGACCCGGTGCGCTCCACCGACCAGCCGTTCCTGATGCCGATCGAGGACGTCTTCACGATCACCGGTCGTGGCACGGTCGTCACCGGTCGTGTCGAGCGTGGCACGCTCGACCTCAACTCCGAGGTCGAGATCGTCGGTATCCGCGCGACGCAGAAGACCACGGTCACGGGCATCGAGATGTTCCGCAAGCTGCTCGACAAGGCTGTGGCTGGTGACAACACCGGTCTGCTCATCCGTGGCCTCAAGCGCGAGGACGTGGAGCGCGGCCAGGTCGTCGTCAAGCCGGGTTCGGTCACGCCGCACACGGACTTCAAGGCGAACGCGTACATCCTGACCAAGGACGAGGGTGGGCGTCACAACCCGTTCTACGCGAACTACCGCCCGCAGTTCTACTTCCGCACCACGGACGTCACCGGCGTCATCACGCTGCCCGAGGGCACCGAGATGGTCATGCCCGGCGACACCGTCTCCATGAGCGTCGAGCTGATCCAGCCGATCGCCATGGAGCCGGGCCTCCGTTTCGCCATCCGTGAGGGTGGTCGTACGGTCGGTGCCGGTACGGTCGAGGAGATCACCAAGTAA
- the fusA gene encoding elongation factor G: protein MAQDVLTDLNKVRNIGIMAHIDAGKTTTTERILFYTGITHKIGEVHDGAATMDWMAQEQERGITITSAATTCFWDNNQINIIDTPGHVDFTVEVERSLRVLDGAVAVFDGKEGVEPQSETVWRQADKYDVPRICFVNKMDKLGADFYYTVDTIVNRLGAEPLVLQLPIGAESSFEGVVDLVQMRALTWRGDAKGDVEMGAKYTIEEIPADLQDRAAEYREKLIERVAEADDVLMERYLDGDTDFSVAEIKAAIRALTVSSTLYPVLCGSAFKNRGVQPMLDAVIDYLPSPLDVPPMIGHDVKDEEKEIIRKPDASEPFSALAFKVAVHPFFGRLTYVRVYSGSIESGAQVINSTKGKKERIGKIFQMHSNKENPVGNVTAGHIYAVIGLKDTTTGDTLCDPTNQVVLESMTFPEPVIEVAIEPNTKADQEKLSTAIQKLAEEDPTFRVELNAETGQTTIKGMGELHLDILVDRMKREFHVEASVGKPQVAYRETLTKVVERYDYTHKKQTGGSGQFAKVQIALEPMEVTSEKVYEFVNATSGGRVPREYIPSVDAGIQDAMQVGILAGYPTVGVKATLKDGAAHDVDSSEMAFKIAGSIAYKEAARKAGPAILEPIMAVEVRTPEEYMGDVIGDLNSRRGQIASMEDASGVKVVRASVPLSEMFGYVGDLRSKTSGRAVYSMTFETYSQVPAKVAEEIIAKNAGE from the coding sequence GTGGCACAGGACGTGCTCACCGACCTGAACAAGGTCCGCAACATCGGCATCATGGCGCACATCGATGCCGGCAAGACCACGACGACCGAGCGCATCCTGTTCTACACGGGCATCACGCACAAGATCGGTGAGGTCCACGACGGCGCTGCGACGATGGACTGGATGGCGCAGGAGCAGGAGCGCGGCATCACGATCACGTCGGCCGCGACGACCTGCTTCTGGGACAACAACCAGATCAACATCATCGACACCCCCGGTCACGTCGACTTCACGGTCGAGGTGGAGCGCTCGCTCCGCGTCCTCGACGGTGCCGTCGCCGTCTTCGACGGGAAAGAGGGCGTCGAGCCCCAGTCCGAGACCGTGTGGCGTCAGGCCGACAAGTACGACGTCCCCCGCATCTGCTTCGTCAACAAGATGGACAAGCTCGGCGCGGACTTCTACTACACCGTCGACACGATCGTGAACCGCCTCGGCGCGGAGCCGCTCGTGCTCCAGCTGCCGATCGGTGCCGAGAGCTCCTTCGAGGGTGTCGTCGACCTGGTCCAGATGCGTGCGCTCACCTGGCGCGGCGACGCCAAGGGTGACGTCGAGATGGGTGCCAAGTACACCATCGAGGAGATCCCGGCCGACCTGCAGGACCGTGCCGCCGAGTACCGCGAGAAGCTCATCGAGCGCGTGGCCGAGGCTGACGACGTCCTCATGGAGCGGTACCTCGACGGCGACACCGACTTCTCGGTAGCCGAGATCAAGGCCGCGATCCGTGCCCTCACGGTGAGCAGCACGCTCTACCCGGTCCTCTGCGGTTCTGCGTTCAAGAACCGTGGCGTCCAGCCGATGCTCGACGCGGTCATCGACTACCTCCCGTCCCCGCTCGACGTGCCGCCGATGATCGGCCACGACGTCAAGGACGAGGAGAAGGAGATCATCCGCAAGCCGGATGCCTCCGAGCCGTTCTCCGCCCTCGCGTTCAAGGTCGCGGTGCACCCGTTCTTCGGTCGCCTCACCTACGTCCGCGTGTACTCCGGCTCGATCGAGTCCGGTGCACAGGTCATCAACTCGACCAAGGGCAAGAAGGAGCGCATCGGCAAGATCTTCCAGATGCACTCCAACAAGGAGAACCCGGTCGGCAACGTGACCGCTGGGCACATCTACGCGGTCATCGGCCTCAAGGACACCACCACCGGTGACACCCTGTGCGACCCGACCAACCAGGTCGTCCTCGAGTCGATGACGTTCCCGGAGCCGGTCATCGAGGTCGCCATCGAGCCGAACACGAAGGCCGACCAGGAGAAGCTCTCCACGGCCATCCAGAAGCTCGCCGAAGAGGACCCGACGTTCCGCGTCGAGCTCAACGCCGAGACCGGTCAGACGACGATCAAGGGCATGGGCGAGCTCCACCTCGACATCCTCGTCGACCGCATGAAGCGCGAGTTCCACGTCGAGGCCAGCGTCGGCAAGCCCCAGGTGGCCTACCGCGAGACGCTGACCAAGGTCGTCGAGCGCTACGACTACACCCACAAGAAGCAGACCGGTGGCTCCGGTCAGTTCGCGAAGGTGCAGATCGCGCTCGAGCCGATGGAGGTCACGAGCGAGAAGGTCTACGAGTTCGTCAACGCGACCTCCGGTGGCCGTGTCCCGCGCGAGTACATCCCGTCGGTGGACGCCGGTATCCAGGACGCCATGCAGGTCGGCATCCTCGCGGGCTACCCGACGGTCGGCGTAAAGGCCACCCTCAAGGACGGCGCGGCGCACGACGTCGACTCGTCCGAGATGGCGTTCAAGATCGCCGGCTCGATCGCCTACAAGGAAGCGGCTCGCAAGGCCGGTCCGGCGATCCTCGAGCCGATCATGGCCGTCGAGGTCCGCACGCCCGAGGAGTACATGGGCGACGTCATCGGTGACCTGAACTCCCGTCGTGGCCAGATCGCCTCGATGGAGGACGCTTCCGGCGTCAAGGTGGTCCGCGCGAGCGTGCCGCTGTCCGAGATGTTCGGCTACGTCGGCGACCTGCGGTCGAAGACCTCTGGTCGTGCCGTCTACTCGATGACCTTCGAGACCTACAGCCAGGTCCCGGCCAAGGTCGCCGAGGAGATCATCGCGAAGAACGCGGGGGAGTAA
- the rpsG gene encoding 30S ribosomal protein S7, producing the protein MPRKGPAPKRPVVADPVYGAPIVSQLVNKILLDGKKGLAERIVYDALEGVTAKNQQDAVVTLKKALDNVRPTLEVRSRRVGGSTYQVPVEVKPHRANTLALRWLTSYAKARREKTMTERLMNEILDASNGLGAAVKRREDTHKMAESNKAFAHYRW; encoded by the coding sequence ATGCCTCGTAAGGGTCCCGCCCCCAAGCGTCCCGTCGTCGCAGATCCGGTCTACGGCGCGCCGATCGTCTCGCAGCTCGTGAACAAGATCCTGCTGGACGGCAAGAAGGGCCTCGCCGAGCGCATCGTCTACGACGCACTCGAAGGGGTCACCGCCAAGAACCAGCAGGATGCCGTCGTGACGCTCAAGAAGGCGCTCGACAACGTCCGTCCGACCCTCGAGGTCCGCAGCCGCCGTGTCGGTGGCTCGACCTACCAGGTGCCGGTCGAGGTCAAGCCGCACCGCGCGAACACCCTCGCGCTCCGCTGGCTCACCTCGTACGCCAAGGCCCGTCGCGAGAAGACGATGACCGAGCGTCTCATGAACGAGATCCTCGACGCGTCGAACGGTCTCGGTGCCGCGGTCAAGCGCCGTGAGGACACGCACAAGATGGCCGAGTCGAACAAGGCCTTCGCCCACTACCGCTGGTAG